One Oncorhynchus clarkii lewisi isolate Uvic-CL-2024 chromosome 28, UVic_Ocla_1.0, whole genome shotgun sequence genomic region harbors:
- the LOC139387249 gene encoding armadillo repeat-containing protein 6 produces the protein MACRRITQETFDAVVKENIDDFDMDTAEALREAVEQFESQGVDLSCIVKTVPTAGDHQTEEHEVLQALESLQIASDSSMAADLKRFTEQCSLGFAQRHLAAQKDAYPTIISCCRTTLDEQEALLAALSALAALTDGQPDLLDSEGKDLLVSILGMYQTDPALMLVAIRTVRHFCLKHEQNRQDLVKAGVLPLLTGTIKRHTGRSDLVKEACNALRYMTFDDDIRVPFGQAHEHAKMIVMEHNGLKVIVEAAKAHPENTPVLSVLCATLSSLAVRNEFCQDICDLGGLKFMMTLLADSYESQELTRQVLSALRAIAGNDDVKDAVTNAGGVQLIVIAMNRHMGNAQVCEQGCAALSVVALRKPNNCQVIMEEGGALAALLAMKTHPDEVNVQKQGCMLLRNLVARMTHFNQPILEMGAEALIAQALAAHRDCGDLAKAALRDLGCQVELRELWTGKKGSLTRD, from the exons ATGGCCTGTCGCAGGATCACACAGGAGACCTTCGATGCGGTGGTCAAGGAAAACATCGATGATTTCGACATGGACACTGCGGAGGCCTTAAGAGAAGCGGTAGAACAGTTTGAGTCTCAAG GGGTTGACCTCAGCTGTATAGTGAAAACTGTGCCGACAGCAGGTGATCACCAAACAGAGGAGCATGAGGTCCTTCAG GCCCTTGAATCCCTTCAAATAGCATCTGACAGTAGTATGGCTGCAGATCTGAAACGCTTCACTGAGCAGTGTTCTCTCGGCTTCGCCCAGAGGCACCTGGCAGCCCAGAAAGATGCCTATCCTACAATCATCTCCTGCTGTAGAACGACTCTGGATGAACAGGAGGCTCTGCTGGCCGCACTCTCTGCCCTGGCCGCTCTGACAGATGGCCAGCCAGACCTCCTTGACTCAGAGGGCAAGGATCTCCTTGTGAGCATCCTTGGCATGTACCAGACAGACCCTGCACTGATGTTAGTTGCCATCCGTACAGTCCGCCATTTCTGTTTGAAGCACGAGCAGAACAGGCAGGATTTGGTGAAGGCTGGAGTGTTGCCGTTGCTGACCGGTACCATCAAGCGACACACTGGACGCTCCGATCTGGTCAAAGAGGCCTGTAATGCCCTCCGGTACATGACCTTTGACGATGACATAAGAGTTCCTTTTGGACAGGCTCACGAACACGCCAAGATGATTGTTATGGAACACAATGGGTTGAAAGTTATTGTGGAGGCTGCTAAAG CACACCCAGAGAATACCCCCGTCCTCAGTGTGCTGTGTGCTACTCTGTCCAGCCTGGCCGTGAGGAACGAGTTCTGTCAGGACATCTGTGACCTGGGAGGGTTAAAGTTCATGATGACCCTGCTGGCAGACAGTTATGAGTCCCAG GAGCTCACAAGGCAGGTACTCAGCGCTCTGAGGGCCATTGCAGGAAATGATGATGTTAAGGATGCTGTCACAAATGCCGGTGGAGTACAGCTCATCGTCATCGCCATGAACAGACACATGGGCAATGCTCAG GTGTGTGAGCAGGGctgtgctgctctctctgtcgtTGCTCTGCGCAAACCCAACAACTGCCAAGTCATTATGGAGGAAGGCGGTGCGTTGGCTGCTCTGCTGGCTATGAAGACCCATCCTGATGAGGTCAATGTGCAG aAACAGGGATGTATGCTGCTGAGGAACCTGGTGGCGCGCATGACTCACTTCAACCAGCCCATCCTGGAGATGGGAGCAGAGGCCCTCATCGCCCAGGCTCTGGCGGCCCACCGGGACTGTGGCGACCTGGCAAAAGCTGCCCTCAGGGACCTTGGCTGCCAGGTAGAGCTCCGAGAGCTGTGGACGGGCAAGAAGGGCAGCCTCACCAGAGATTGA
- the LOC139386499 gene encoding MAU2 chromatid cohesion factor homolog isoform X1 codes for MATSGEAPESWYLALLGFAEHFRTSSPPKIRLCVHCLQAVFQFKPPQRVEARTHLQLGSVLYHHTKNTELARSHLEKAWFISQQIPQFEDVKFEAASLLSELYCQQNLVDSAKPLLRKAIQISQQTPYWHCRLLFQLAQLHTLEKDLVSACDLLGVGAEYTRVVGSEYTRALFLLSKGMLLLMERKLGEVHPLLTLCGTIVENWQGNPIQKESLRVFFLVLQVTHYLDAGQVKSVKPCLKQLQQCIQTISTLHDDEILPSNPADLFHWLPKEHMCVLVYLVTVMHSMQAGYLEKAQKYTDKALMQLEKLKMLDSSPILSTFQVILLEHIIMCRLVTGHKATALQEISQVCQLCAQSPRLFTNHASQLHTLLGLYCLSVNCMDNAEAQFTAALRVSDLTTHQELWAFIVTNLASVYIREGNRDQELYNLLERINPDHNFPVSSHCLRAAAFYIRGLLSFFQGRYNEAKRFLRETLKMSNAEDLNRLTACSLVLLGHIFYVLGNHRESNNMVVPAMQLASKIPDMSVQLWSSALLKDLNKACGNTIDAHEAAQMHQNFSQQLLQDHIAACSLPEHNLISWTDGPPPVGQFQAQNGPSTSLASLL; via the exons ATGGCGACAAGCGGAGAGGCCCCGGAATCTTGGTACCTAGCTCTGCTCGGCTTTGCGGAACATTTTCGCACCTCAAGTCCTCCGAAGATCCGTCTCTGCGTCCACTGTCTGCAGGCGGTGTTTCAGTTCAAGCCGCCGCAGAGGGTCGAGGCCCGAACTCATCTCCAGCTGGGCTCGGTACTCTACCACCACACCAAGAACACCGAACTCGCCCGAAGCCACTTGGAGAAAGCG tgGTTCATATCACAACAA ATCCCTCAGTTTGAAGATGTCAAATTCGAGGCAGCAAGTCTTCTGTCAGAACTGTATTGCCAACAG AATCTGGTTGATTCGGCAAAGCCCTTGCTGCGGAAGGCCATCCAGATCTCCCAGCAAACTCCCTACTGGCACTGCAGATTGCTTTTCCAGCTGGCG cAACTGCACACACTGGAGAAGGATCTGGTGTCAGCTTGTGACCTCCTGGGGGTAGGGGCAGAGTATACCAGGGTAGTGGGCTCTGAATACACCAG AGCTCTCTTTCTGTTGAGTAAAGGAATG CTGCTGCTGATGGAGAGGAAGCTTGGGGAAGTGCATCCTCTGCTGACTCTGTGTGGGACCATCGTGGAGAACTGGCAGGGAAACCCCATCCAGAAGGAGTCTCTCAGGGTGTTCTTCCTGGTGCTGCAGGTCACACACTACCTGGACGCTGGACAG GTGAAGAGTGTGAAGCCTTGTCTGAAGCAGTTGCAGCAGTGCATCCAGACCATCTCTACACTCCACGACGATGAGATCCTACCCAGTAACCCTGCCGACCTGTTCCACTGGCTGCCCAAGGAGCACATGTGTGTCCTTGTCTACCTG GTGACAGTCATGCACTCCATGCAAGCAGGCTACCTGGAGAAGGCCCAGAAATACACAGACAAAGCTCTCATGCAGCTGGAAAAGCTCAAAA TGCTGGACTCCAGCCCCATCCTCTCCACATTCCAAGTCATTCTTCTGGAGCACATCATCATGTGCCGACTCGTCACTGGTCACAAGGCCACGGCATTGCAAGAG ATCTCTCAGGTGTGTCAGCTGTGTGCACAGTCTCCCAGGTTATTCACCAACCATGCATCCCAGCTACACACCCTGCTA ggtctctactgtctctcagtGAACTGCATGGATAACGCTGAGGCGCAGTTCACTGCTGCCCTGCGGGTGAGTGAC CTGACGACGCACCAGGAACTGTGGGCGTTCATTGTAACCAACCTGGCCAGCGTCTATATCAGGGAGGGCAACAGGGACCAGGAG CTTTATAACCTGTTGGAGAGGATAAATCCTGATCACAACTTCCCTGTCAG CTCTCATTGTCTGCGAGCAGCAGCCTTCTACATCCGTGGACTGCTCTCTTTCTTCCAGGGACGCTATAATGAGGCCAA GCGTTTCCTGAGGGAGACTCTGAAGATGTCCAATGCTGAAGACCTGAATCGTCTGACTGCATGCTCTCTGGTCTTACTGGGGCATATCTTCTACGTGCTCGGGAACCACCGG GAGAGTAACAACATGGTGGTCCCAGCCATGCAGCTGGCCAGCAAGATCCCTGATATGTCAGTCCAGCTCTGGTCCTCGGCTCTGCTCAAGG ATCTGAACAAGGCATGTGGGAACACGATAGACGCCCATGAAGCAGCTCAGATGCACCAGAACTTCTCCCAGCAGCTCCTGCAGGACCACATCGCTGCCTGCAGCCTCCCTGAGCACAACCTCATCAGT
- the LOC139386499 gene encoding MAU2 chromatid cohesion factor homolog isoform X2, translating into MATSGEAPESWYLALLGFAEHFRTSSPPKIRLCVHCLQAVFQFKPPQRVEARTHLQLGSVLYHHTKNTELARSHLEKAWFISQQIPQFEDVKFEAASLLSELYCQQNLVDSAKPLLRKAIQISQQTPYWHCRLLFQLAQLHTLEKDLVSACDLLGVGAEYTRVVGSEYTRALFLLSKGMLLLMERKLGEVHPLLTLCGTIVENWQGNPIQKESLRVFFLVLQVTHYLDAGQVKSVKPCLKQLQQCIQTISTLHDDEILPSNPADLFHWLPKEHMCVLVYLVTVMHSMQAGYLEKAQKYTDKALMQLEKLKMLDSSPILSTFQVILLEHIIMCRLVTGHKATALQEISQVCQLCAQSPRLFTNHASQLHTLLGLYCLSVNCMDNAEAQFTAALRLTTHQELWAFIVTNLASVYIREGNRDQELYNLLERINPDHNFPVSSHCLRAAAFYIRGLLSFFQGRYNEAKRFLRETLKMSNAEDLNRLTACSLVLLGHIFYVLGNHRESNNMVVPAMQLASKIPDMSVQLWSSALLKDLNKACGNTIDAHEAAQMHQNFSQQLLQDHIAACSLPEHNLISWTDGPPPVGQFQAQNGPSTSLASLL; encoded by the exons ATGGCGACAAGCGGAGAGGCCCCGGAATCTTGGTACCTAGCTCTGCTCGGCTTTGCGGAACATTTTCGCACCTCAAGTCCTCCGAAGATCCGTCTCTGCGTCCACTGTCTGCAGGCGGTGTTTCAGTTCAAGCCGCCGCAGAGGGTCGAGGCCCGAACTCATCTCCAGCTGGGCTCGGTACTCTACCACCACACCAAGAACACCGAACTCGCCCGAAGCCACTTGGAGAAAGCG tgGTTCATATCACAACAA ATCCCTCAGTTTGAAGATGTCAAATTCGAGGCAGCAAGTCTTCTGTCAGAACTGTATTGCCAACAG AATCTGGTTGATTCGGCAAAGCCCTTGCTGCGGAAGGCCATCCAGATCTCCCAGCAAACTCCCTACTGGCACTGCAGATTGCTTTTCCAGCTGGCG cAACTGCACACACTGGAGAAGGATCTGGTGTCAGCTTGTGACCTCCTGGGGGTAGGGGCAGAGTATACCAGGGTAGTGGGCTCTGAATACACCAG AGCTCTCTTTCTGTTGAGTAAAGGAATG CTGCTGCTGATGGAGAGGAAGCTTGGGGAAGTGCATCCTCTGCTGACTCTGTGTGGGACCATCGTGGAGAACTGGCAGGGAAACCCCATCCAGAAGGAGTCTCTCAGGGTGTTCTTCCTGGTGCTGCAGGTCACACACTACCTGGACGCTGGACAG GTGAAGAGTGTGAAGCCTTGTCTGAAGCAGTTGCAGCAGTGCATCCAGACCATCTCTACACTCCACGACGATGAGATCCTACCCAGTAACCCTGCCGACCTGTTCCACTGGCTGCCCAAGGAGCACATGTGTGTCCTTGTCTACCTG GTGACAGTCATGCACTCCATGCAAGCAGGCTACCTGGAGAAGGCCCAGAAATACACAGACAAAGCTCTCATGCAGCTGGAAAAGCTCAAAA TGCTGGACTCCAGCCCCATCCTCTCCACATTCCAAGTCATTCTTCTGGAGCACATCATCATGTGCCGACTCGTCACTGGTCACAAGGCCACGGCATTGCAAGAG ATCTCTCAGGTGTGTCAGCTGTGTGCACAGTCTCCCAGGTTATTCACCAACCATGCATCCCAGCTACACACCCTGCTA ggtctctactgtctctcagtGAACTGCATGGATAACGCTGAGGCGCAGTTCACTGCTGCCCTGCGG CTGACGACGCACCAGGAACTGTGGGCGTTCATTGTAACCAACCTGGCCAGCGTCTATATCAGGGAGGGCAACAGGGACCAGGAG CTTTATAACCTGTTGGAGAGGATAAATCCTGATCACAACTTCCCTGTCAG CTCTCATTGTCTGCGAGCAGCAGCCTTCTACATCCGTGGACTGCTCTCTTTCTTCCAGGGACGCTATAATGAGGCCAA GCGTTTCCTGAGGGAGACTCTGAAGATGTCCAATGCTGAAGACCTGAATCGTCTGACTGCATGCTCTCTGGTCTTACTGGGGCATATCTTCTACGTGCTCGGGAACCACCGG GAGAGTAACAACATGGTGGTCCCAGCCATGCAGCTGGCCAGCAAGATCCCTGATATGTCAGTCCAGCTCTGGTCCTCGGCTCTGCTCAAGG ATCTGAACAAGGCATGTGGGAACACGATAGACGCCCATGAAGCAGCTCAGATGCACCAGAACTTCTCCCAGCAGCTCCTGCAGGACCACATCGCTGCCTGCAGCCTCCCTGAGCACAACCTCATCAGT